DNA from Alnus glutinosa chromosome 2, dhAlnGlut1.1, whole genome shotgun sequence:
GCCACTGACAAATGCATCTCCAGCACCAGTTGTGTCAACAGATGTAACTTTAACCCCAGCAACGCAGCCCCTGAATTCCTACACAGAATTCCAGTTCATGTCATTTTTCTTACAGCAGGTCAACAAGATACAGCATAGAAGGAAACCATTGGTTAATGCATCAGCAGTCATTCTTCCACAATAAACTAACCATCATGCATCTTCACTGCCAAATGGTTCCTACATTATCCAGTACCACTTACCTTAGTGTAATATCTACATCCCTCTGACCCTTCAGTTACAAGTAAAAGCTTAAGATTAGGATGAAAAAGCTTCTTCAATACCACATCATCATCATGATGATCATCATCACCGGTCAGGAATGTAATTTCATCCTCACTTATCTGCAAATTTAGATAAAACCCCCCGATCATTTCTTTGTGACATATGATTGAACTCTATTGTCATGGTTGCATAAAATGAAACAATGCTATTACATTAGCACCAATGCAGTGGCAAGCGACTTtcatatataaaacataaatagttGGTTATTACACCTTAATAATATCTGCTTGATCCCATATACTCATTATGCCCTTCCGAGCAGCCTCTGCCGATGGCCACAACGGCAATCTCAAGTTTGGATCATAGGAGAGGATGCAACCAGACTTTCTGGCAATGGCCATCGCAGCAAGATGGGTTGATCTGCATGGTTCCTCAATCAAACTAATTGAACCAAAATGGAAGATCCTTGCCTGCATTGAAATGTTATTTGGATGTGAAATTTTCCACATATAAGTATGCATCTGTGGTAAGATCAGTAACTTCAGTGCTATTTTCCTAATTATAGAATTTAAAAGGAGAGACCTGCTTAATAAGGTTAATATCAAGTTCTGATTCATGAAGAAGCATATCAGCACTTGGATGACGGAAAAATAAGAATTCACGCTCGCCATCAGCTCTGAGAGTAACAAAAGCCAGAGCAGTCCTTGCATTGTGGTCAAACCGCATGCCTGAATTGTCAACATTGTTCTGTTTTAAAATGCCGGCCAACATGTGCCCAAAATCATCATCACCTACCTGTCATAGCAATGGCAAGAACTTGGAGTTGGAATTATACTTGAGCTTAAGTTGAAGCAAGGAGCCattgaaattaaaattgtacaccacgaaaagaaaaacataaggaTTTAGATTGTGCAATTGAAATCACGATTCTCAAGCAACTAAAATCCATTTATAACATAAGCGGCTAAAATCCATATCCCATCAcacaaaagcttaaaaaaattaagtaaaaaaacctaggaaaaaaaaaaaagattttgtaaTGCAATGACACCCAGGGGAGGTACTGCAGAAACTGTGAGAACATTCTTTGAGTGACATTTTTGGAACCAGAGTAGCTCACAAGATGggaggaggaggggggggggggggggggggggggtggttgtGGTGGTGTTGGTTCAGACACAAACAGTTAGCCATAACAATTATACCTCCCTGGAAAAAACAACAGTCACATATCTTGCATCTTTGTTCGcatgtaaaaatattaaaattctcCTCCTCTATACAATACAGATACCGTAAAGAAATGAGCAATTCTGTGAAATTTATCCAAGAAACTGGCATGCAATAAGATGCAGGTATGCACCTTGCCTATAAAAGCTGATGAACCACCCAGTCTTGAAATGCCAACAGCCACATTAGCAGGAGCACCACCAGGAGCCTTCTTGAAAGCAGTTGCTTCAGCAAGTGAAACTCCGGCAACTGTTGGCACAAAGTCAATCAACATTTCCCCAAAGCAAACAACCAGATTTTTATCCTGGTACCCTCCTTGCGTATCTGAGGGAACATCTTCAGAACCACCTGCACAAATCAAATTGCTTCAAATTAACAAGAATCATGGTCATATGATTTCAATAATATTCATCAGAAAGCAGAAAGGTAATCACTCTGCCTTTTAACATGCTATTCCTTAACAAATTCGTTGCATAATTCTTTCATGCCAGGATAACCGTTTAAGGTGTATTCAAAGCAGGACACTTTCTGAATGTTAAAAATTTAGCGGATACTACCCAATATGCAAACCAGGTGACTCATCAAAATCAAATTATCAACTCCAGAAAACCCACACTTGTTAAAACAAACATTTACTAGAGAGAACAATATCCTGCAATAATTAAAAGATTATTTGATAATActttttcttctcccttttgttttatcttttcaaaacaaaaacattaacaaacaacccaaaacgTAAAACACTCGAACTACTTTTACCTTTATctcacatcaaaacattttttcaaacaaaaaacaaaaagaacccTCTAAAAAGCATTTACAAACAGAGTCTcaagccttcttcttcttatttttcctcAGAAAACCCATATTTCCTAAATCAAAAATTTCAGTTTTGGTGATTCAATATTTCCAAAACAACATATGTGGTGGAAGAAAATTATCTGCCAAACACGATCTTTATAATCCCCTTCTGTAATAATCTTTGTCAATCAGATTTCACGTTATTTTCCAAATATCCCCTTTAATTATTCCTGAATCAATTAGCAATCGAATGTGCCCCGACAGAACTTAAGATGTAGCGAGCCACACGTAACAAGAAACAAATTATACAAACCAAATGGCAATAAAACAATCATATCGGATAAATCTTTAAAACTAATCAGATAAAAAACAACTATAAcatgtttatttatatataatcagGTGAGCCAGAAACAGCTCTTGAGACTGTCTAAGAAAGAAACAACACAACGACTCTACACAACAATGAATACCCCATGAAAGACTAAAAGAAAGATACCCATACCGAGAAGAACagttaaaataagaaaaatataccCATAATAAAGAAACTACATCTTTTGCTGAAAAACCAGCTATGACCCAGATATTAAATCTCTGAATAGTATAACAAGAGAAATCAAATTCTGATAGAAAATAAAGATTCAATCAAGAACCAATATCATATCAATCAACAGTGAAAGAAATGGAACTAGTATGAGGAACCTGGAGCAGGATTCTTAGCCATTCTTAGCCTCCCTTGTATTGCGACAAGAATTGCAGAGAGAAAGAAAGTTTGGTGTCGGTGTTATTAAGAGAGGAAGGAGATGGCTGTAATCTCGAATGGAAGGATCGTTGAAAGCTGACAAAATGTAAAGAAATACATAGAGCACCCACGAAGGATAcggaaattatatatatattattactacCGAGCAAGAAAAgcccagaaaataaaataatataatataatataaggacagagaaattgaaaaatataaagcaCAAAGcataaaacttttataatatacttaattttatttttttgggtgacCAAACACGGTACAAAACAAGACAACCAAAGAGGGTCTGTCATATATTTATCATCATAAGTCCTTTTTGTTTATCTTATTTGCTTTTATGTTCTTCTTGGGATCGGCAAAAGAAACgggtttataaaaaatttcatataaattatatttaaaattaatatgtatctCTAGACATATGAGAAAtacatgttttaatagcatatatttcttacatattttttttaatagtattaataaaaaaaaatatataattttcacatatttaaagaatacatatcatttttatatgtcATTGACTAAATATCTGCATATGACGACGTCATTTTCTGATGGAATATAAACaaagatttttttcaaaaaaaaaaaaaaaaaaatcaataaaatcacAACACGACACCACCGAAGAAGCGTGATCAACGACGTCTTATTTGGAAAACATCGTCGAAAAAGTACTAGTTTAATAATGTCATGAGTTTGAATGGTGGAGGGGTGGCTTTAAGCAGCGTGTATTATAGGAGTGGTTTTCATGCGAGTACATGTAATTCTAAAAATATGTTATACTAATTAATGCCgatttaattatttgaaaaagataaagagagTTAGGGAAAACAAAGCATATATGCATATAGGTTAGTGGTTGGCCAGCTGGTTCGTAGTTGTTGTTTTGTGGGTTAAGATAGAATTAGCTGTGCTTGCACTCTACCGTAGGATAGGGTGTGAATTTCAACTTTATTTGGTGTGAAAAACCAAAGTAGTCTAAATATTTTCTGATCACCAAGCATCGTAACTACTAACTAGTTAGAGCATCTCCCACCCATGCTTTGTAATCTCCTCATTTTTAACATTTTACCTATTAAAGGCTTCAAAACTCCACTCCAAACAGATTATGTTCAAATTTTACCTAACCCGGATTCCACTATTAACCTTCCTTTTAGCGAGTTTTGCAACCGAAAaggtttttttatatttatcaaaAGAAGGAGTCTATCCAAGGAACTTGTAACATAACACCAGGAATATCATAACTGGGTCGTCCAGCTCTTAAACATGCTCGTCTTAGATCGCCAACTCAAGGGGCAACATCTCGATAAGGTTCATGAGGATCAACCTCGGACTCGAGTCGCTCCGCACCATCTTCCAGATAAGGCTTTTCAGTAAAACAATGATGTTTTATCGGTGGAACACAAAAAGTGGTTAAGTCCACAACTTAATTAGTATAATCCCGCATGAAACACAATTATGTAGTGAACCCTTATTAGTTTGAGACAGAAAAGTAAAACTTTACACGCAGCAATTCACAGGTCAATATGAGAAGACAAAATCATGCTGATGTGCAagtatacatacatacatacatatataatcaTCCTCAATATGATCTATATGTGCCAttaatgtaacgacccacccgcaatgacacaatattgtctgcttttggctccccaaatcagacttcccaggaggtcacccatcttgggattgctctcgcagaagcacgcttaactgcggagttctgataggttcatgaccgtcacggctttaaaacgcgttgtgtcataaagggtgcatttatacatataagcacatcctcattcccaggcgatatgggacgtcacaatcaccccctctttggacccagcgtccccgctggcgtccctcattgggcttgtgcacgctcccactatctcaggctgggcaatggctctgataccatttataacgacccaaggaaaagcgctagccacatctgcgctatcactccaaaaggactagtcaatttgaagcttttctaagaatccattataaagcccagtttcacctagtaactaggcaatgtgggacttaacacccatgagtatcttctgtgaactattcatctcttcccaatatgggaccggggtgttacaaactcccccccttgtcagggccatgtcatgcggtgctccagtaccacatgacctagcgttactaggtggctctgataccatttataacgatccacccccaatgacacaatactgtccgcttttggctccctatatcagacttcccaggaggtcacccatcctgggattgctctcgcaacggctcgcttaactgcggagttttgataggttaattgccatcacggctttgaATCCATTttaaagcctagtttcacctagtaactaggcaatgtgagacttaatacccatgagtatcttctgtgaactattcatctcttcccaatatgggaccggggtgttacaattaACCTCTTCACGGTAGGGTTTGCGCATCCCGTGGGACATTTGGTACAGCCCCGAGCGTTGCACAATAGCAAGCCACCAACTAGTTGCCCGACAGGATCCAACCCCGAGTGATCCATCCAAATAGTGATACCCGAAGTGTGGTGACCCCACTCGATAGGTAGTTGCGCAGGCCACAAATTGCCCCTAGATCCAGGTTAGAACTTGCACATCTTATAACTAGACCATATGGTCAAGTCTATATAATTGTTATGCACATGCCATATATTTCTTTCACAAAATGTTTAACATGATTTAACTAAGGTGGCCATGTCATACAATTAGAGATTGTTTGTATTTCATGCATGTAAATCACGGTATAAGTGCCACACATTCATTCATCATTAAAGATATTTcattatacttaaaaaaaaaaaaaattagaactcacaacaataaaatcagaaaatatTTCATGATAGTATAAGAATGCATGTCtcatattaaaataatcatgcgTGAAAATCATCATTTAGGGTTCACCTGAGGATCACTCAACTTGTTCGTAAAAATCCTCCACAAATCCTTTCCCAAAAGCTTACGCTCCTTCGCCTACAAGATATTATATCATTAGTTAGGTCCTTCAACTACAATCCTTAACTTAGTGTCTAAAAACCCTAAGATCATGTATTCTGTCTGGAAACTGTTAGAACACTATAGGTACCGTTAGAAAGGCTTATGGTCAATGACTCCTATCTCCAAAAATCTCATCTTTACTTCATATAAGTCGTTCTAGGACCCAAAAATGTTTCATTTCTAAAAACCTGGTTACAACAACAAGGGTTGTAACGGTAAACACAACATTGAACCCAACATGTAGTGGAATAAACAACAATAACCAATAACATTTTATAACATCAAGCCAACAATCAAGCATCAACAAATCATAACACGGTATTTTGTTGGCGAAGGTGAAAACTCTTGCACCAAAGGAAAAATCTCTCCatggcagccaaatccaggattCCATTACCATATATTGTCTTAAGACACCCATTGTTGGCCGATCTTCAACAAGTCCCATGTTGGCCGATCTTCACCTAGTAGAATCCTTATCGAGCTCCACCTGTAAACTATAGTTGTGTAGTCCCAGCACGTTACCCCTTTGTGCAATCATATCACTTTAATCTGTTGTGCAGTCACAACATGTTGTTGGCTTTAACCCTTCAAGCAATCCACACGATGATCTTCTTGAAGTACCTTCTTCAAGCGACTTGTATTGTATCATACCAAGTCCTTGGACCCGATCTCTCAAAAACTCTCCTTGGAGTTTTCTCTAAATTTCGTGTCATTAAGAGATAAGAAACTCTAGAGAGAAAACAGTCCTTAAATAGAAAATTGCTAACATGCGGCGGCAGAGGCTGGACATAAGTGAGCATCCAGACGCGACTAGGGTTTCATAACCCTAATCGCCCCGCCTATCCAAACTTAGATCTGTCTTGTCTGGACTTGCCTCTTCCAGATATGCATTGTCCACAATGTTGTCCGAACATCCCTACTCATAACCCTAATCGCCCCGCCTATCCAAACTTAGATCTGTCTTGTTTGGACTTGCCTCTTCCAGATATGCATTGTCCACAGTGTTGTCCAAACATCCTTATGTCTGGAACTCCTTATATCCGAACATATCTTTTGTCTGTCCGAACATCATTGTACCCGAGAGGGTCTATTTTCTTAGTCGTCTGGACTCCTCTGGTAACAAGTACTTCCTGGAATGGCTTTTGCATTGTGTCGTCGgcacttttcttcttcttatatgGACGCCCAGCTCTGTACTTGTCCTACAACCTACCATTTAtcctcaaaacacaaaataaatttttggacaCCAAATGAGCAAATCTATTAAACCTAACACTTTCTAACCTTAGACATTATGTTAAGTCTAAAAACGAAATCTTTAACATAAAATCACAAGTTTTTAGTCTAAAAAACATATATTCCTTACAAAAGTCTCCACTTTTCTCTACCAACACCTCAAAAGACCTAAGAATCTACACATCAACACGCGTAGGAACTAATGCTCTACCCTTTTGTAGTGACGAAAACATTCTACTACACATCATTCTCAAAACTTAACTTCCTAACCCTAAAGATAAAGATTTTCTTAAGAAAATCCTCGCTTTCTTTTCAAAACTTAtaacatacacacacacacctacGAAAATAACATATTACAGAACTAAAACATAATCTAAACACGTggtaaaaatgaaatataatcaGGGATGTAACGCCCTGACTTATAAACAAGTTGCAAGTGGAAAATATGTTGACTaaaaaaagaggaataaaaTATCTTGACTAAACACAATCTATGTATCCTTTATCatctcctaatttttttttttttttttttttttttttatatatatatattgttatatcTGCTCTCTCTAAAAGAAAATTGCGATATTTTCCATGTGACATTACTAAATGATATATATCAGACTCAATGCAGCGGAAAATAATCATGAACAAACTCACCTCAAAATAATATGCTAGAGCTTCTAATAAGCATCAACTTTATATAAGGAACATCATTGTGTTACAACCCTTAGTATACATAAGTGATAATTGTCTAACAAAAGTGTCACATGAGGTACAACAAAATATAACAGCTGACTAATATGAACCAGCCTTCCAAAACATTGACGCTCCCAGTCAGCATCAAGCACCAAATCCCAAACATGCATAGAGATCCTCATCCTCAACTTCTCCTCGAGCATTTacaaaatttataagaaatttacaGGCAGATGTGTGATTCCATAGCTAGCAAATTTATATATACTAACCCATTTTTAATATGAGCTCTCTTTTGAAAATACCCACATCTAGTGTTTATAATAATAACTACTAAGTAGGGTTTTTGAAAGAGAGTTTGCCATCAAAGTGTCATAGTTGTTAGAATAACCACTCACATAGAGAAGTTTGTACATACATTTATAGTCTCATAATTTCCTTTGTCATttctataataaataaatataactttACATCTTATAATATGAAGCATTCACTACTAAAAATAGGTAATTTTCATCGTTTTTTGTAGCGTCGTTTTCTAAGTATAAAGTTGACgtcttttttttgttattattttgttattttttatttttataaatgatgtAAACTTATCGTCAATTTTCTGTAAACGAcgatattatatataatatgtcaGCGTTTGTTCAAAAAAAGATGATAACTTATTAGTTTATTGCCGTTTCATATAAAAAACGACGATAAGAATAATCTAAATTctcgatttttttaaaaaccacaaGAATTTTAGTACACGTGTATCAACTTTAGCAAAATTTATTGTCGTTTACACATAAGCGACGCTAACGTAGTAATAAATTGTCATTGCTTGTGTGGAAACGACAATAAAATGGTTGTCATGGTTACACAAACAATGGTAATTGTAAATGTTATCGTCATTTACTAGTGAAACAACAATAAAACTCCATATATTCTTGATGTTTATGTAAAAATGACaagaattttatgttaaaaaatcCTAGCAATCCCTCAGTAGCAGCacacgttctctctctctctgccccATAGCATCATGGAATAGTACTTCGCCAAATTTATGGAACTGACAAGATTCTCCATTAATTTAATTCTTGACGAGGATTTAAAGATGAGTGCTTCAAGAATGGTCTCCATCCTTGAATTAAAGAGCAATTGTTCTGCCACAAAATCAAAGATTTCACTAAGTTGGTTGGTGTTACGTCTCTCGCAGAAGTGGTATCTGTGAATCTACCGCTACTTATGATCTAAAGAAAAGATCAATGTCTCAGGTATCGTACCCATCTAAAAGGCCTGAAGGGGGTGATAGTTCTCATCCAGATGAAAAAAGGAATTTCTCCCCAACCTTAGGAAACCAAAGACCTTCATGCAGTAAGTGTGGGAAACCACATGACGGGGATTGTAGAGCAAGGGATTCAATATGCTATAAGTGTGGTAAATCTTGCCATAACCAAAGGCATTGCCCAATGGGAACTGTTGAGGGACAAAAACAACAAGGAGGCGGATTTCAGCAGAGGCAATCATCTCAAGCACGAGTATACTTACTTACCCCGGGAGAGGGGGGGGTGATATTGAAAATGAAGAATTCACAGATATGATGACAAGTACGACTATTGTTAGTTGAATATACGTTATTCCTAGGTTGCATGGTAATTGTTATCTTCTTTCGATACTAAGATTGAGTAACATTAGTACACGAACAAGGATAAACATGGGAATAATTATGAAGGACCATGTGTGGTGCTAATGGGAGGTAGAGACCCTAAGTCATGAATAAGGTTTTCTCCTAAGAATAGGAGATGAAATTTTAATAACAATATGATAAGGTGGAAAACATAGAATAATTAGTTGATGTGTTATGACAATGTGGAGATTAGGTCATGATGCATCACTCATATCGATGCCTAGCTGACTTTTAGGAAAGTGAAAAATGCTATGTGATAGCTAAAAGATGTTTATTCCAAAAGCAAGGTAACTGGAATGAGGTTAAGGACCATGAAAAGAGCATACGTTGCATTTTGCGGATGACCTCCTTATTTTTTCTGTTGCTTTTTGTGATTCC
Protein-coding regions in this window:
- the LOC133861821 gene encoding probable fructokinase-7 — its product is MAKNPAPGGSEDVPSDTQGGYQDKNLVVCFGEMLIDFVPTVAGVSLAEATAFKKAPGGAPANVAVGISRLGGSSAFIGKVGDDDFGHMLAGILKQNNVDNSGMRFDHNARTALAFVTLRADGEREFLFFRHPSADMLLHESELDINLIKQARIFHFGSISLIEEPCRSTHLAAMAIARKSGCILSYDPNLRLPLWPSAEAARKGIMSIWDQADIIKISEDEITFLTGDDDHHDDDVVLKKLFHPNLKLLLVTEGSEGCRYYTKEFRGCVAGVKVTSVDTTGAGDAFVSGILNSLASDLNLIQDEKRLREALAFANACGALTVTERGAIPALPTKEAVLQFLSKVATA